CGTAGGCCTCCTTGATGCGCCCGAGGAAGGCCGAGCGGATGATGCAGCCCTCACGCCAGAGCAGCGCGATGCCGCCGTAGTTGAGGTTCCACCCGTAGATGCGGGCGGCGGCGCGGAAGAGCATGTATCCCTGGGTGTACGACGCGATCTTGGCGGCAAAGAGGGCCTTCCCGAGGTCGTCGATGACAGCGTTGCGCTCGCCCGCGAGCGGCGCGGCCTCGGGTCGGGGACCGCCGAGAACCGTGGATGCGTGAACCCGCTCGTCCTTGAGGGCTGACAGGAACCGCGCCAGCACGGCCTCGGTGATGAGCGTCAGCGGCACGTCCATGTCGAGGGAGGCCTGCGAGGTCCACTTGCCGGTGCCCTTCTGCATGGCCAGATCGAGTATCTTGTCGACCAGCGGCTGGCCGTCTTCATCCTTGTAGCGGAGCACGCTGCCGGTGATGCTCACGAGGTAGGAGTCGAGGGCCCCCTCGTTCCACTTCGTGAACACGTCGGCGATGTCGTCGAGCGACATGCCCACGGCATTGCGCAGGATGTCGTAGGACTCGCTGATGAGCTGCATGTCACCGTACTCGATGCCGTTGTGCACCATCTTCACGAAGTGGCCGGAACCGCTGTCTCCCACCCAGTCAGCGCACGGTGTCCCGTCGGGAGCCTTGGCCGCGATGGCCTGGAAGATGGGCTTGAGGGCCGGCCAGGCCGCGGCCGAACCGCCCGGCATGAGCGACGGGCCTCGACGGGCCCCCTCCTCACCACCAGAGACCCCACACCCCACGAACAGCAGGCCCTTCTCCTCGAGCATCTTGCAGCGGCGGATGCTGTCG
This is a stretch of genomic DNA from Pseudomonadota bacterium. It encodes these proteins:
- the gnd gene encoding decarboxylating NADP(+)-dependent phosphogluconate dehydrogenase encodes the protein MAATADIGLIGLAVMGQNLVMNMSDHGFTVAVYNRTTAKVDEFLEGTAKGSTVIGTHSVQELCASLQRPRRVMLLIQAGKAVDAVINELAEHLEPGDIIIDGGNSHYTDSIRRCKMLEEKGLLFVGCGVSGGEEGARRGPSLMPGGSAAAWPALKPIFQAIAAKAPDGTPCADWVGDSGSGHFVKMVHNGIEYGDMQLISESYDILRNAVGMSLDDIADVFTKWNEGALDSYLVSITGSVLRYKDEDGQPLVDKILDLAMQKGTGKWTSQASLDMDVPLTLITEAVLARFLSALKDERVHASTVLGGPRPEAAPLAGERNAVIDDLGKALFAAKIASYTQGYMLFRAAARIYGWNLNYGGIALLWREGCIIRSAFLGRIKEAYDRTPDLVNLMLDPYFKAQVEEGEGPWRRIVARAVTAGVPVPALSSALAFYDGYRRGRLPANIVQALRDYFGAHTYERVDRPRGEFFHTNWTGQGGAVTAGTYGV